From the genome of Actinacidiphila yeochonensis CN732, one region includes:
- a CDS encoding vitamin K epoxide reductase family protein: protein MTTSALDETLTDEGRGPVSGGDGTLAPGKAFTWLLLVCGVLGLWASFVITNDKFELLQAKIDHKTIHFSCSLNPVISCGDVMESRQAHIFGFQNPIIGLVTYGVVICLAMGALAGASYKRWFWYGLQAGGLFGVCFISWLQYQTIYNIGAICLWCSLAWVVTILIFWYTAVHNMKHGLIKVPAKARALVLEFHWVVPILWYGVIATLILTHFWYYWKTVI, encoded by the coding sequence ATGACCACTTCCGCGCTGGACGAGACGCTCACGGACGAGGGCCGCGGGCCCGTCTCCGGCGGTGACGGCACCCTCGCTCCGGGCAAGGCGTTCACCTGGCTGCTCCTGGTCTGCGGAGTGCTGGGCCTGTGGGCGTCCTTCGTCATCACCAACGACAAGTTCGAGCTGCTCCAGGCGAAGATCGACCACAAGACGATCCACTTCTCGTGCAGCCTGAACCCGGTGATCTCCTGCGGCGACGTCATGGAGTCCCGGCAGGCGCACATCTTCGGCTTCCAGAACCCGATCATCGGCCTGGTCACCTACGGAGTGGTGATCTGCCTGGCGATGGGGGCCCTCGCGGGCGCCAGCTACAAGCGGTGGTTCTGGTACGGCCTGCAGGCCGGCGGCCTGTTCGGTGTGTGCTTCATCTCCTGGCTCCAGTACCAGACGATCTACAACATCGGCGCCATCTGCCTCTGGTGCAGCCTGGCCTGGGTCGTCACCATCCTGATCTTCTGGTACACGGCCGTCCACAACATGAAGCACGGCCTGATCAAGGTCCCCGCCAAGGCCCGTGCCCTGGTGCTGGAGTTCCACTGGGTGGTGCCCATCCTCTGGTACGGCGTGATCGCCACCCTGATCCTCACGCACTTCTGGTACTACTGGAAGACCGTCATCTGA
- a CDS encoding DUF349 domain-containing protein, whose product MSSDPWGRVDETGTVYVRTADGEKEVGSWQAGSPAEALAYYERKYEGLVVEIGLLERRVRTTDLAPKEALAAIEHLRTSVTEAHAVGDLEALGKRLDELVALVDSRREERRVQRAKQAEEARTAKEQLVAEAEQLAESEQWRSAGERLRALVDTWKGLPRLDRKADDELWHRFSHARSVFSKRRKAHFSSLDAQREEARRTKEKLVAEAQSLSQSTDWGPTAARYRELMEQWKAAGRAQRESEDDLWNRFRGAQDVFFGARSEAFAERDSEQQENLTVKEELVAEAEKLVPVTDLKAARAAFRSINERWEAVGHVPRDARPRIEARMHTVERALQESEENEWRRTNPEVRARAAGLTGQLQAAVEKLRGQIDAARAAGNTSKADKLQSELDGRQALLDAALKGMGELG is encoded by the coding sequence GTGAGCAGCGACCCGTGGGGCCGCGTCGATGAGACGGGGACCGTGTACGTGCGTACGGCCGACGGCGAGAAGGAGGTCGGTTCGTGGCAGGCGGGCTCGCCGGCCGAGGCGCTGGCCTACTACGAGCGCAAGTACGAGGGTCTCGTCGTGGAGATCGGCCTCCTGGAACGGCGGGTGCGGACCACCGACCTGGCGCCCAAGGAGGCGTTGGCCGCGATCGAGCACCTGCGCACCTCGGTGACCGAGGCGCACGCGGTGGGCGACCTGGAGGCCCTGGGCAAGCGGCTGGACGAGCTGGTGGCCCTGGTGGACTCGCGGCGCGAGGAGCGCCGGGTGCAGCGGGCCAAGCAGGCCGAGGAGGCCAGGACCGCCAAGGAGCAGCTGGTCGCGGAGGCGGAGCAGCTGGCCGAGAGCGAGCAGTGGCGCAGCGCCGGTGAGCGGCTGCGGGCCCTGGTGGACACCTGGAAGGGCCTGCCGCGGCTGGACCGCAAGGCCGACGACGAGCTGTGGCACCGTTTCAGCCACGCGCGTTCGGTGTTCTCCAAGCGCCGCAAGGCGCACTTCTCGTCGCTGGACGCCCAGCGCGAGGAGGCGCGGCGGACGAAGGAGAAGCTCGTCGCCGAGGCGCAGTCGCTCTCCCAGTCCACCGACTGGGGGCCGACCGCGGCCCGCTACCGCGAGTTGATGGAGCAGTGGAAGGCCGCCGGGCGCGCGCAGCGTGAGTCGGAGGACGACCTGTGGAATCGTTTCCGCGGTGCTCAGGACGTGTTCTTCGGCGCCCGCTCCGAGGCGTTCGCCGAGCGGGACAGCGAGCAGCAGGAGAACCTGACCGTCAAGGAGGAGCTGGTCGCCGAGGCGGAGAAGCTGGTCCCGGTGACGGATCTCAAGGCGGCGCGGGCGGCGTTCCGGTCGATCAACGAGCGCTGGGAGGCGGTCGGCCACGTGCCGCGCGACGCCCGGCCGCGGATCGAGGCCCGGATGCACACGGTCGAGCGGGCGCTCCAGGAGTCCGAGGAGAACGAGTGGCGGCGGACCAACCCCGAGGTGCGGGCGCGGGCCGCGGGGTTGACCGGGCAGCTCCAGGCGGCCGTCGAGAAGCTGCGCGGGCAGATCGACGCGGCGCGGGCGGCCGGCAACACCTCGAAGGCGGACAAGCTCCAGAGTGAGCTGGACGGCCGGCAGGCGCTGCTGGACGCGGCGTTGAAGGGCATGGGCGAGCTGGGCTGA
- a CDS encoding adenine phosphoribosyltransferase, producing the protein MTSTEAAGAELRELLLSRIRDVQDYPQPGVVFKDITPLLADPVAFNALVDALAELCRRHAATKVVGLEARGFIIAAPAAARAHVGFVPVRKAGKLPGPTLAQGYDLEYGSAEIEVQQDAFGPGDRVLVIDDVLATGGTAEAAVELVRRADATVAGVAVMLELGFLGGRERLAASLKDAPLDALVVL; encoded by the coding sequence ATGACCAGCACGGAAGCCGCCGGCGCCGAACTGCGGGAGCTGCTGCTCTCGCGCATCCGCGACGTGCAGGACTACCCGCAGCCGGGGGTGGTCTTCAAGGACATCACCCCGCTGCTCGCCGACCCGGTCGCCTTCAACGCGCTCGTCGACGCCCTCGCCGAGCTGTGCCGCCGGCACGCCGCCACCAAGGTCGTCGGCCTGGAGGCGCGCGGCTTCATCATCGCCGCGCCCGCCGCCGCCCGCGCCCATGTCGGCTTCGTCCCGGTCCGCAAGGCCGGCAAGCTGCCCGGCCCGACGCTCGCCCAGGGCTACGACCTGGAGTACGGCAGCGCGGAGATCGAGGTACAGCAGGACGCCTTCGGCCCCGGCGACCGGGTGCTGGTGATCGACGACGTGCTCGCCACCGGCGGTACCGCCGAGGCCGCCGTGGAGCTGGTGCGCCGGGCCGACGCCACCGTGGCCGGCGTCGCGGTGATGCTGGAGCTCGGCTTCCTCGGCGGCCGGGAGCGGCTGGCGGCCTCCCTCAAGGACGCCCCGCTGGACGCCCTCGTCGTGCTCTGA
- the hisS gene encoding histidine--tRNA ligase, translated as MTPFQAPKGTFDLLPPDSAVYLAVRDALSDPARRAGYGYVETPGFEAVGLFSRGVGESTDIVTKEMYTLTTKGGDELALRPEGTASVLRAALQGNLHTAGNLPVKLWYSGSYYRYERPQAGRYRHFSQVGAEAIGAEDPMLDTELILLAVEGYRKLGLTGFRLLLNTLGDRNCRPAYRAALQEFLRGLDLDEETRARIDINPLRVLDDKRESVRAQLGGAPRIVDHLCEECKEYHEQVRELLTASGVAFEDDPWLVRGLDYYTRTTFEFVHDGLGAQSAIGGGGRYDGLSEMIGGPALPSVGWALGVDRTVLALRSEGVVLDLPAATDVFAVPLGEEARKALFATVAQLRRAGVATDIAFGGRGVKGAMKSANRSGARFALIAGERDLAEGVIQVKDLESGEQESVAVADVVEAVRGRVAAVKGQLA; from the coding sequence GTGACCCCCTTCCAGGCCCCCAAGGGCACCTTCGACCTGCTGCCGCCCGACTCCGCGGTCTACCTCGCGGTGCGCGACGCCCTGAGCGACCCGGCGCGGCGGGCCGGCTACGGCTACGTCGAGACCCCCGGCTTCGAGGCCGTCGGGCTCTTCTCCCGCGGCGTCGGCGAGTCCACCGACATCGTGACCAAGGAGATGTACACCCTCACCACCAAGGGCGGCGACGAACTCGCCCTGCGCCCCGAGGGCACCGCCTCCGTGCTGCGCGCCGCCCTCCAGGGCAACCTGCACACGGCCGGCAACCTCCCGGTCAAGCTCTGGTACTCGGGCTCCTACTACCGCTACGAGCGCCCGCAGGCCGGCCGCTACCGCCACTTCTCACAGGTCGGCGCCGAGGCGATCGGCGCCGAGGACCCGATGCTCGACACCGAGCTGATCCTCCTGGCCGTCGAGGGCTACCGGAAGCTGGGGCTGACCGGCTTCCGGCTGCTGCTCAACACCCTCGGCGACCGCAACTGCCGCCCCGCGTACCGCGCCGCCCTCCAGGAGTTCCTGCGCGGCCTCGACCTCGACGAGGAGACGCGGGCCCGGATCGACATCAACCCGCTGCGGGTGCTGGACGACAAGCGCGAGTCGGTGCGCGCCCAACTCGGCGGCGCCCCGCGGATCGTGGACCACCTGTGCGAGGAGTGCAAGGAGTACCACGAGCAGGTGCGCGAGCTGCTCACCGCCTCGGGCGTCGCGTTCGAGGACGACCCGTGGCTGGTGCGCGGCCTGGACTACTACACCCGCACCACCTTCGAGTTCGTCCACGACGGGCTCGGCGCGCAGTCCGCGATCGGCGGCGGCGGCCGCTACGACGGCCTGTCCGAGATGATCGGCGGCCCCGCGCTGCCCTCCGTCGGCTGGGCGCTCGGCGTGGACCGCACGGTGCTGGCGCTGCGCTCCGAGGGCGTCGTCCTCGACCTGCCCGCCGCCACCGACGTGTTCGCGGTGCCGCTCGGCGAGGAGGCCCGGAAGGCGCTGTTCGCCACGGTCGCGCAGCTCCGCCGGGCCGGCGTCGCCACCGACATCGCGTTCGGCGGCCGGGGCGTCAAGGGCGCGATGAAGTCGGCCAACCGTTCGGGTGCCCGGTTCGCGCTCATCGCGGGTGAACGCGACCTCGCCGAGGGTGTGATCCAGGTCAAGGACCTGGAGAGCGGCGAGCAGGAGTCCGTCGCCGTCGCGGACGTGGTCGAGGCAGTCCGCGGGCGGGTCGCGGCTGTCAAGGGACAACTGGCCTGA
- a CDS encoding MBL fold metallo-hydrolase, giving the protein MLIAGFPAGAWGTNCYVVAPAAGEECVVVDPGHQAAEGVAETLAKHRLKPVAVVVTHGHIDHTASVVPVCGAHGVPAWMHPDDRWMLKDPEKAIGRSVGERLLGDLTIGEPDDLRELSDGAVLELAGMELSVAHAPGHTKGSVTFRLPESPDVPSVLFSGDLLFAGSVGRTDLPGGSTEELYASLARVCLPLDDSTVVLSGHGPQTTIGRERAANPFLGEAARGQGAARPAAPRRGM; this is encoded by the coding sequence GTGCTCATTGCCGGGTTCCCCGCCGGGGCCTGGGGGACCAACTGCTACGTGGTCGCCCCCGCCGCCGGTGAGGAGTGCGTGGTGGTCGACCCCGGCCACCAGGCCGCCGAGGGCGTCGCCGAGACGCTGGCCAAGCACCGGCTCAAGCCTGTCGCCGTCGTGGTCACCCACGGCCACATCGACCACACCGCGTCCGTGGTCCCGGTCTGCGGCGCGCACGGCGTGCCCGCCTGGATGCACCCGGACGACCGGTGGATGCTCAAGGACCCGGAGAAGGCGATCGGACGGTCCGTCGGCGAGCGGCTGCTGGGCGACCTGACCATCGGCGAGCCCGACGACCTCAGGGAGCTGTCCGACGGTGCCGTACTGGAGCTGGCCGGCATGGAGCTCTCGGTCGCGCACGCGCCCGGCCATACCAAGGGGTCGGTGACCTTCAGGCTCCCCGAGTCGCCCGACGTGCCGTCGGTGCTCTTCTCCGGGGACCTGCTGTTCGCCGGCTCCGTCGGACGCACCGACCTGCCCGGTGGTTCCACCGAGGAGCTGTACGCGTCGCTGGCCCGTGTGTGCCTGCCGCTCGACGACTCCACGGTGGTGCTCTCCGGGCACGGCCCCCAGACGACCATCGGCCGTGAGCGCGCCGCCAACCCCTTCCTGGGCGAGGCGGCCCGCGGCCAAGGAGCCGCCCGCCCGGCTGCTCCGCGACGAGGAATGTGA
- a CDS encoding peptidylprolyl isomerase — translation MVTKDQRRRQLARDKFARQQQRRASTRRKSRVRNSVITAVVVVVAASLGGAWAAGAFDSSGKKTDAAANANPSASASATPSKAPDPCAKAAAGKPGTKQWKKEPAMSIVKSATYTFDLQTTCGSIPIKLDAAKAPHTANSFKFLADQGFFDHTKCHRLTTTGIYVLQCGDPQGTGSGGPGYTIPDENLTALGKADSTGVVTYPTGTVAMANTGQAHTGGSQFFLVYKDSPLPPTYTPFGTINAAGMKVLQKIAAAGENTGQGDGAPNATVVINKATVAKS, via the coding sequence GTGGTCACCAAGGATCAGCGGCGGCGGCAGCTCGCCCGGGACAAGTTCGCACGGCAGCAGCAGCGCCGGGCGTCCACGCGCAGGAAGTCCCGGGTGCGCAACTCGGTGATCACGGCGGTGGTGGTCGTCGTGGCGGCCTCCCTCGGCGGTGCCTGGGCGGCGGGCGCGTTCGACAGCAGCGGCAAGAAGACGGACGCCGCGGCGAACGCCAACCCCTCCGCGTCGGCCTCCGCCACGCCCAGCAAGGCGCCGGACCCGTGCGCGAAGGCGGCGGCGGGCAAGCCCGGCACCAAGCAGTGGAAGAAGGAGCCGGCGATGTCGATCGTCAAGTCGGCCACGTACACCTTCGACCTCCAGACGACGTGCGGGTCCATCCCGATCAAGCTGGACGCGGCGAAGGCACCGCACACGGCGAACTCCTTCAAGTTCCTCGCCGACCAGGGCTTCTTCGACCACACCAAGTGCCACCGGCTGACCACCACCGGCATCTACGTGCTCCAGTGCGGCGACCCGCAGGGCACCGGCTCGGGCGGCCCGGGCTACACCATCCCGGACGAGAACCTGACCGCCTTGGGCAAGGCGGACTCCACGGGCGTGGTGACGTACCCGACCGGCACGGTCGCGATGGCCAACACCGGCCAGGCGCACACCGGCGGCAGCCAGTTCTTCCTGGTCTACAAGGACAGCCCGCTGCCCCCGACCTACACGCCCTTCGGCACCATCAACGCCGCGGGCATGAAGGTGCTCCAGAAGATCGCGGCGGCCGGCGAGAACACCGGCCAGGGCGACGGCGCCCCGAACGCCACCGTGGTCATCAACAAGGCGACGGTGGCCAAGTCCTGA
- a CDS encoding RelA/SpoT family protein yields MPDQAQPLDTGGTQPDAPTTEAAPKSAPPAVRPVRTPGSVAPTRPGASSSRVRARLARLGVQRSSAYNPVLEPLLRIVRGNDPKGDTAQLRQIESAYQVAERWHRGQKRKSGDPYITHPLAVTTILAELGMDPATLMAGLLHDTVEDTEYGLDQLRRDFGDQVALLVDGVTKLDRVKFGEAAQAETVRKMVVAMAKDPRVLVIKLADRLHNMRTMRYLKREKQEKKARETLEIYAPLAHRLGMNTIKWELEDLAFAILYPKMYDEIVRLVAERAPKRDEYLAVVTDQVQQDLRAARIKATVTGRPKHYYSVYQKMIVRGRDFAEIYDLVGIRVLVDTVRDCYAALGTIHARWNPVPGRFKDYIAMPKFNMYQSLHTTVIGPSGKPVELQIRTFDMHRRAEYGIAAHWKYKQDAVAGASKVRTDSPRSDKKDDAVNDMAWLRQLLDWQKETEDPGEFLESLRFDLSKSEVFVFTPKGDVIALPAGATPVDFAYAVHTEVGHRTIGARVNGRLVPLESTLDNGDTVEVFTSKASGAGPSQDWLGFVKSPRARNKIRAWFSKERREEAVEQGKEAIARAMRKQNLPIQRVLTGDSLVTLAHEMRYPDISALYAAIGEGHITAQSVVQKLVDALGGEDGATEDIAEITTPTQGRAKRRSTADPGVIVKGTSDVWVKLSRCCTPVPGDPIIGFVTRGNGVSVHRADCVNVDSLSQQPERIIDVEWAPTQSSVFLVAIQVEALDRSRLLSDVTRVLSDQHVNILSAAVQTSRDRVATSRFTFEMGDPKHLGHVLKAVRGVEGVYDVYRVTSGRQR; encoded by the coding sequence TTGCCAGACCAGGCCCAGCCGCTCGACACGGGCGGGACGCAGCCGGACGCGCCCACGACCGAGGCCGCGCCCAAGTCAGCGCCGCCCGCCGTGCGGCCCGTGCGCACCCCCGGGAGCGTCGCCCCCACCCGGCCCGGCGCCTCCTCCAGCCGGGTGCGGGCCAGGCTGGCCCGGCTGGGCGTGCAGCGCTCCAGCGCCTACAACCCCGTCCTCGAACCGCTGCTGCGGATCGTCCGGGGCAACGACCCCAAGGGCGACACCGCCCAGCTGCGGCAGATCGAGAGCGCCTACCAGGTCGCCGAGCGCTGGCACCGCGGCCAGAAGCGCAAGAGCGGCGACCCGTACATCACCCACCCGCTCGCGGTGACCACCATCCTCGCCGAGCTGGGCATGGACCCGGCGACCCTGATGGCCGGGCTGCTCCACGACACCGTCGAGGACACCGAGTACGGCCTCGACCAGCTCCGCCGCGACTTCGGCGACCAGGTCGCGCTGCTCGTCGACGGCGTCACCAAGCTGGACCGGGTGAAGTTCGGCGAGGCCGCCCAGGCCGAGACCGTCCGCAAGATGGTCGTCGCGATGGCGAAGGACCCCCGGGTCCTGGTGATCAAGCTCGCCGACCGGCTGCACAACATGCGCACCATGCGGTACCTCAAGCGGGAGAAGCAGGAGAAGAAGGCCCGCGAGACCCTGGAGATCTACGCCCCGCTGGCCCACCGGCTGGGCATGAACACCATCAAGTGGGAGCTGGAGGACCTCGCCTTCGCGATCCTCTACCCCAAGATGTACGACGAGATCGTCCGCCTGGTCGCCGAGCGCGCCCCCAAGCGGGACGAGTACCTCGCCGTCGTCACCGACCAGGTGCAGCAGGACCTGCGGGCGGCCCGCATCAAGGCGACCGTCACCGGCCGGCCGAAGCACTACTACAGCGTCTACCAGAAGATGATCGTCCGCGGCCGCGACTTCGCGGAGATCTACGACCTGGTCGGCATCCGCGTCCTGGTCGACACGGTCCGCGACTGCTACGCGGCGCTCGGCACCATCCACGCGCGGTGGAACCCGGTCCCCGGCCGGTTCAAGGACTACATCGCGATGCCGAAGTTCAACATGTACCAGTCGCTGCACACCACGGTGATCGGGCCCAGCGGCAAGCCCGTCGAACTCCAGATCCGCACCTTCGACATGCACCGCCGGGCCGAGTACGGCATCGCCGCGCACTGGAAGTACAAGCAGGACGCCGTCGCCGGCGCCTCCAAGGTGCGCACCGACAGCCCGCGTTCGGACAAGAAGGACGACGCGGTCAACGACATGGCGTGGCTGCGGCAGCTGCTGGACTGGCAGAAGGAGACCGAGGACCCGGGGGAGTTCCTGGAGTCCCTGCGGTTCGACCTGTCCAAGAGCGAGGTCTTCGTCTTCACCCCCAAGGGCGACGTCATAGCGCTGCCCGCCGGGGCCACCCCCGTCGACTTCGCCTACGCGGTGCACACCGAGGTCGGCCACCGCACCATAGGCGCCCGGGTCAACGGGCGGCTGGTGCCCCTGGAGTCCACCCTGGACAACGGCGACACCGTCGAGGTCTTCACCTCCAAGGCATCCGGTGCCGGGCCCTCCCAGGACTGGCTGGGCTTCGTCAAGTCGCCCAGGGCGCGCAACAAGATCCGCGCCTGGTTCTCCAAGGAGCGCCGGGAGGAGGCGGTCGAGCAGGGCAAGGAGGCCATCGCGCGGGCGATGCGCAAGCAGAACCTGCCGATCCAGCGGGTGCTGACCGGCGACTCCCTCGTCACCCTCGCCCACGAGATGCGCTACCCCGACATCTCCGCGCTCTACGCGGCGATCGGCGAGGGGCACATCACCGCGCAGTCCGTGGTGCAGAAGCTCGTCGACGCGCTCGGCGGGGAGGACGGCGCCACCGAGGACATCGCCGAGATCACCACGCCCACCCAGGGCCGCGCCAAACGCCGTTCCACCGCCGACCCCGGCGTCATCGTCAAGGGGACCAGCGACGTGTGGGTCAAGCTGTCGCGGTGCTGCACGCCGGTGCCGGGCGACCCGATCATCGGCTTCGTCACCCGCGGCAACGGCGTCTCGGTGCACCGGGCCGACTGCGTCAACGTCGACTCGCTGTCGCAGCAGCCCGAGCGGATCATCGACGTCGAGTGGGCGCCCACCCAGTCCTCGGTCTTCCTGGTGGCCATACAGGTCGAGGCGCTCGACCGCTCCCGGCTGCTGTCCGACGTCACCAGGGTGCTGTCCGACCAGCACGTCAACATCCTGTCGGCGGCCGTGCAGACCTCCCGGGACCGGGTGGCCACCTCGCGGTTCACCTTCGAGATGGGCGACCCCAAGCACCTCGGGCACGTCCTGAAGGCCGTGCGGGGCGTCGAGGGCGTCTACGACGTCTACCGGGTGACCTCCGGCCGCCAGCGCTGA
- a CDS encoding replication-associated recombination protein A, with translation MEPDLFSAAAEERRERDPASTPLAVRMRPRTLDEVVGQQHLLRKGSPLRRLVGDAGGGRTGASSVILWGPPGTGKTTLAYVVSKATNKRFVELSAITAGVKEVRAVIESAKRQSGGYERETVLFLDEIHRFSKAQQDSLLPAVENRWVTLIAATTENPYFSIISPLLSRSLLLTLEPLGDDDVRGVLRRALAEERGLGGALALPEDSEDHLLRIAGGDARRALTALEAGAGAAAAKGEDAITLETLEESVDRAAVAYDRDGDQHYDVASALIKSIRGSDVDAALHYLARMITAGEDPRFIARRLMISASEDIGLADPTALPTAVAAAQAVAMIGFPEASLILSHATIALALAPKSNAATTAIGAALEDVRAGRAGTVPPHLRDGHYKGAAKLGHAQGYVYPHDVPGAIAAQQYLPEELVGRQYYEPTRYGAEARYADVLERVRSRLAGTSE, from the coding sequence ATGGAGCCGGATCTGTTCAGCGCCGCAGCGGAGGAGCGCCGCGAGCGGGACCCCGCCAGCACCCCGCTGGCCGTGCGCATGCGCCCCCGCACCCTCGACGAGGTGGTGGGGCAGCAGCACCTGCTGCGCAAGGGGTCGCCGCTGCGGCGCCTGGTGGGTGATGCCGGCGGCGGCCGGACGGGCGCCTCCTCGGTGATCCTGTGGGGTCCTCCCGGCACCGGCAAGACCACCCTGGCGTACGTGGTGAGCAAGGCCACCAACAAGCGGTTCGTGGAGCTGTCGGCGATCACCGCGGGCGTCAAGGAGGTCCGCGCGGTCATCGAGAGCGCCAAGCGCCAGTCCGGCGGGTACGAGCGCGAGACCGTCCTCTTCCTCGACGAGATCCACCGCTTCAGCAAGGCCCAGCAGGACTCCCTGCTGCCCGCCGTGGAGAACCGCTGGGTCACGCTGATCGCCGCCACCACCGAGAACCCGTACTTCTCGATCATCTCGCCGCTGCTCTCCCGCTCGCTGCTGCTCACCCTCGAACCGCTGGGCGACGACGACGTCCGCGGGGTGCTGCGCCGGGCCCTGGCCGAGGAGCGCGGGCTGGGGGGCGCGCTCGCCCTGCCCGAGGACTCCGAGGACCACCTGCTGCGGATCGCCGGCGGTGACGCGCGCCGGGCGCTGACCGCGCTGGAGGCGGGCGCCGGCGCGGCCGCGGCCAAGGGCGAGGACGCGATCACGCTGGAGACCCTGGAGGAGTCCGTCGACCGCGCGGCCGTCGCCTACGACCGGGACGGCGACCAGCACTACGACGTGGCCAGCGCGCTGATCAAGTCCATCCGCGGCTCGGACGTGGACGCGGCGCTGCACTACCTGGCCCGCATGATCACCGCGGGCGAGGACCCGCGGTTCATCGCCCGGCGGCTGATGATCTCCGCCAGCGAGGACATCGGCCTGGCCGACCCCACGGCGCTGCCCACGGCCGTGGCCGCCGCGCAGGCGGTGGCGATGATCGGCTTCCCGGAGGCGTCGCTGATCCTCAGCCACGCCACGATCGCGCTCGCACTGGCCCCGAAGTCCAACGCCGCCACCACCGCGATCGGCGCGGCGCTGGAGGACGTGCGCGCCGGCCGGGCCGGGACGGTGCCGCCGCACCTGCGGGACGGGCACTACAAGGGCGCGGCCAAGCTCGGCCACGCCCAGGGGTACGTCTACCCGCACGACGTGCCCGGTGCCATCGCCGCCCAGCAGTACCTGCCCGAGGAGCTGGTCGGCCGCCAGTACTACGAGCCCACCCGCTACGGCGCCGAGGCCCGCTACGCCGACGTGCTGGAGCGGGTGCGGTCGCGGCTGGCCGGCACCTCGGAGTAG
- the secF gene encoding protein translocase subunit SecF, with product MSKLGTLGHRLHRGEVSYDFVGRRKIWYSVSILVTIIAIVGLAVNGLKESIDFSGGAVFNTPKTSISVSEAQSKISGDTAGSDATVQKLGTGSLRIQVSGLSTDESKKVQQSIAKDLGFPSSKIDAEIVGPSWGKQITKKAIEGLVIFLVLVVIYLAITFEWRMALAALIALLHDLTITTGVYAIVGFEVSPGTVIGLLTILGYSLYDTVVVFDGLKEASKDITKKNAFTYSEIANRSLNSTLVRSINTTVVALLPVAALLFIGGGLLGAGMLNDIALALFVGLTAGAYSSIFIATPIVAEFKERQPEMKALRKRVLAKRKADAAKAKARAEAGLPEEDPDTEGADAEGADTEDEDAPAVVGQRPSAAGATRADSTRSGRVSSGSRASRRGRPPGKGR from the coding sequence ATGTCCAAGCTCGGCACACTCGGCCACCGGCTCCACCGGGGTGAGGTCAGCTACGACTTCGTCGGCCGTCGGAAGATCTGGTACTCCGTCTCCATCCTGGTCACGATCATCGCGATCGTCGGCCTGGCGGTTAACGGCCTGAAGGAGAGCATCGACTTCTCCGGCGGCGCCGTCTTCAACACCCCGAAGACCTCGATCTCGGTCTCCGAGGCGCAGAGCAAGATCTCCGGCGACACCGCCGGCAGCGACGCCACCGTGCAGAAGCTCGGCACCGGCAGCCTGCGCATCCAGGTCAGCGGGCTGTCCACCGACGAGTCCAAGAAGGTCCAGCAGTCGATCGCCAAGGACCTCGGCTTCCCGTCGTCCAAGATCGACGCCGAGATCGTCGGCCCGAGCTGGGGCAAGCAGATCACCAAGAAGGCCATCGAGGGCCTGGTCATCTTCCTGGTGCTGGTCGTCATCTACCTCGCGATCACCTTCGAGTGGCGGATGGCCCTGGCCGCCCTGATCGCGCTGCTGCACGACCTCACGATCACCACCGGCGTGTACGCCATCGTCGGCTTCGAGGTCTCGCCGGGAACGGTCATCGGCCTGCTGACCATCCTCGGCTACTCGCTGTACGACACGGTGGTGGTCTTCGACGGCCTCAAGGAAGCCAGCAAGGACATCACCAAGAAGAACGCCTTCACCTACAGCGAGATCGCCAACCGCAGCCTCAACAGCACGCTGGTGCGGTCGATCAACACCACGGTGGTCGCCCTGCTGCCGGTGGCGGCGCTGCTCTTCATCGGCGGCGGCCTCCTGGGCGCCGGCATGCTCAACGACATCGCGCTGGCCCTCTTCGTCGGCCTCACCGCCGGTGCCTACTCCTCGATCTTCATCGCCACCCCGATCGTGGCGGAGTTCAAGGAGCGTCAGCCGGAGATGAAGGCGCTGCGCAAGCGGGTGCTCGCCAAGCGGAAGGCCGACGCCGCCAAGGCCAAGGCCCGCGCCGAGGCCGGCCTCCCCGAGGAGGACCCGGACACCGAGGGCGCGGACGCCGAGGGCGCCGACACCGAGGACGAGGACGCCCCCGCGGTCGTCGGCCAGCGGCCGTCCGCCGCGGGCGCGACCCGCGCCGACAGCACCCGGTCGGGCCGCGTCTCGTCCGGCAGCCGGGCCTCCCGGCGCGGCCGCCCGCCCGGCAAGGGCCGCTGA